In a genomic window of Alphaproteobacteria bacterium:
- a CDS encoding zinc ribbon domain-containing protein, translating to MPICNVCNTSILKDSKFCPQCGDPVTEEDYKSVPILNNQVALARLVFGYSASSNYLKAVNICKNIPSYETHGDNKHSKHIVTLPVTELELITNLYDLVGTWKSSQLFLNGNLATKKQLTYYGLGCYKNRQQAYNHEEYCFGEHNYEKNIWGCKKLNMPSYDWGGGWLEYGYLDKSGTWHLDKQKIRHHLNMAIRENDLCPVLNPQRIMKVLDDLPDTINPKKDKNWSYVTSYQEVNGDLKEVCVGIRPTQQNPNSHVVAEVKIGSEIFTGKTFSDVQASSSKTSWLKRFLVIGIIFLILMLLLLGQK from the coding sequence ATGCCCATCTGTAATGTGTGCAATACCAGCATCTTAAAAGATTCAAAGTTTTGCCCGCAATGCGGCGACCCGGTTACAGAAGAAGATTATAAATCAGTCCCAATATTAAATAATCAGGTTGCATTGGCTAGATTGGTTTTTGGCTATAGCGCATCCTCAAACTATCTAAAAGCGGTAAATATATGTAAAAATATACCTTCATACGAAACACATGGAGATAATAAACATAGTAAACACATAGTAACTCTTCCAGTCACCGAGCTTGAGTTAATTACAAATCTTTATGATTTGGTTGGCACTTGGAAGTCTTCACAACTCTTTTTAAACGGAAACTTAGCCACAAAAAAGCAATTAACTTACTATGGGCTTGGTTGCTATAAAAATAGGCAGCAAGCATATAATCATGAGGAGTATTGTTTCGGAGAACATAATTACGAAAAAAATATATGGGGGTGCAAAAAATTGAATATGCCCTCATATGATTGGGGAGGAGGATGGCTAGAATATGGCTACCTTGATAAATCAGGCACGTGGCATTTAGATAAGCAAAAAATTAGACACCATTTAAACATGGCTATCAGAGAAAATGACCTTTGCCCTGTATTAAATCCCCAACGTATTATGAAAGTACTGGACGATCTTCCAGATACAATAAATCCAAAAAAAGATAAAAATTGGTCATATGTCACAAGCTACCAAGAAGTTAATGGAGATCTCAAAGAAGTTTGTGTGGGCATAAGACCTACACAACAAAACCCGAACTCTCATGTTGTTGCTGAAGTAAAAATAGGTTCTGAGATTTTTACAGGAAAAACTTTCTCTGATGTTCAAGCATCATCCTCTAAAACAAGCTGGCTTAAACGTTTCTTAGTTATTGGAATTATTTTTCTGATTTTAATGCTTTTGCTTTTGGGGCAGAAGTAG